One window of Ammospiza nelsoni isolate bAmmNel1 chromosome 12, bAmmNel1.pri, whole genome shotgun sequence genomic DNA carries:
- the KCNS1 gene encoding potassium voltage-gated channel subfamily S member 1 gives MVNKTLNYWGPSFEEDVININVGGLRRRLSSSALSKFPDTRLGRLLSCDSEESILQLCDDYDVSAREFYFDRNPGFFLYVLHFYQTGKLHVMEELCVFSFCQEIEYWGINEFFLDSCCSYRYHERKLESRHHNWDEESEVSSVDTSPDEISDINHDLLHYSTLRCGNLRKRLWLTMENPGYSIPSKLFSFVSISVVLVSIATMCIHSMPEYQEVDENGNVLDEPILHKLEYFCISWFTFEVSSRLLLSPNPRKFFKHPLNLIDIVSVLPFYFTLLVDVTMGSDSELGNLGKVVQVFRLMRIFRVLKLARHSTGLRSLGATLKHSYREVGILLLYLAVGVSVFSGVAYTAEKEEDVGFDTIPACWWWGTVSMTTVGYGDVVPVTVAGKLAASGCILGGILVVALPITIIFNKFSHFYRKQKALEAAVRNSGKKEPEEGGSDSEALSETSLDRPSPERRGLTPGAQPSP, from the exons ATGGTCAACAAGACCTTAAACTACTGGGGTCCCAGTTTTGAGGAGGACGTTATCAACATCAACGTGGGCGGCCTGCGGCGGCGGCTGAGCTCCAGCGCACTCTCCAAGTTCCCCGACACGCGCCTGGGCCGGCTGCTCTCCTGCGACTCGGAGGAgtccatcctgcagctctgcgaTGACTACGACGTGAGTGCCAGGGAGTTCTACTTCGACAGAAACCCCGGCTTCTTCCTCTACGTCCTCCACTTCTACCAGACGGGCAAGCTGCACGTCATGGAGGAGCTGTGCGTCTTCTCCTTCTGCCAGGAGATCGAGTACTGGGGCATCAACGAGTTCTTCCtggactcctgctgcagctaCCGCTACCACGAGCGCAAGCTGGAGAGCCGGCACCACAACTGGGATGAGGAGAGCGAGGTGAGCAGCGTGGACACGTCCCCTGATGAGATCTCTGACATCAACCACGACCTGCTGCACTACAGCACGCTGCGCTGCGGCAACCTGCGCAAGCGCCTCTGGCTCACCATGGAGAACCCCGGCTACTCCATCCCCAGCAAGCTCTTCAGCTTTGTGTCCATCAGCGTGGTGCTGGTGTCCATAGCCACCATGTGCATCCACAGCATGCCCGAGTACCAGGAGGTGGATGAGAATGGCAATGTGCTCGATGAACCCATCCTGCACAAGCTGGAGTATTTCTGCATCTCCTGGTTCACCTTCGAAGTGTCCTCCCGCCTCCTGCTCTCACCCAACCCCAGGAAGTTCTTCAAGCACCCACTGAACCTGATTGACATTGTGTCAGTGTTGCCCTTCTACTTCACCCTCCTGGTGGACGTGACCATGGGCAGTGACTCGGAGCTGGGCAACCTGGGCAAGGTGGTGCAGGTGTTCCGGCTCATGAGGATATTCCGGGTGCTGAAGCTGGCTCGGCACTCCACCGGACTCAGGTCACTGGGGGCCACCTTGAAG CACAGCTACAGGGAGGTGGGGATCCTGCTGCTCTACCTGGCTGTGGGGGTCTCTGTGTTCTCTGGCGTGGCCTACACTGCTGAGAAGGAGGAGGACGTCGGCTTCGACACCATCCCGGCGTGCTGGTGGTGGGGCACGGTCAGCATGACCACCGTGGGCTACGGGGACGTGGTGCCCGTCACTGTGGCGGGCAAGCTGGCGGCCTCGGGCTGCATCCTGGGGGGCATCCTGGTCGTGGCGCTGCCCATCACCATCATCTTCAACAAGTTCTCCCACTTCTACCGCAAGCAGAAGGCGCTGGAGGCGGCCGTGAGGAACAGCGGCAAGAAGGAGCCAGAGGAGGGCGGCAGCGACTCCGAGGCCCTGAGCGAGACCTCCCTGGACAGGCCCAGCCCCGAGCGCCGGGGCCTCACCCCCggggcccagcccagcccctga
- the LOC132078818 gene encoding veswaprin-c-like, with translation MRVSHTVHARTPRGHGSMKAAAALLLVGMLILWAELPTGSAWSCPPVRFICALHNPPNQCFVDRHCPRGKKCCQTFCGRKCISKPPAIPVTYV, from the exons ATGCGGGTGTCCCACACTGTCCACGCTCGCACCCCTCGGGGACACGGCAGCATGAAGGCGGCGGCCGCCCTGCTCCTGGTGGGGATGCTCAtcctctgggcagagctgccaacAG GCAGCGCCTGGTCCTGCCCGCCCGTGCGCTTCATCTGCGCCCTGCACAACCCGCCCAACCAGTGCTTCGTGGACCGGCACTGCCCCCGCGGCAAGAAGTGCTGCCAGACCTTCTGCGGGAGGAAATGCATCTCCAAGCCGCCTGCCATCCCCGTCACCTACG tGTGA